In Penaeus vannamei isolate JL-2024 chromosome 14, ASM4276789v1, whole genome shotgun sequence, one DNA window encodes the following:
- the LOC113816373 gene encoding uncharacterized protein: protein MPRKLRSTSSGDKPSVVRKHDDPTSTSQEAGGAPSSRSYSSEPGPSISRQTDAARLRRGSNYSHTGDGKSQTRSFLDLLDESDFSESDDDWLPEAVTSSGRLIGVEEAVTSSDSDSEEDLQEISVSSTAGEPRRLFYLRNKSFVDHAPQNATENLGACNLLKPIEYFLSYVSEDFLGDIAMYTNMKSIETTGACINTNSKEIATFIGMTFAMSIIKMPRIRM, encoded by the exons ATGCCGCGGAAACTGAGATCCACAAGCTCTg GTGACAAACCATCAGTTGTCAGGAAGCATGATGACCCCACAAGTACATCTCAAGAGGCTG GTGGTGCACCATCATCAAGAAGCTACAGTAGTGAACCAGGCCCATCTATATCTCGACAAACTGATGCTGCACGTTTAAGAAGAG GGAGCAACTACTCCCATACAGGAGATGGCAAATCACAGACTAGGTCTTTTCTGGATCTCCTTGATGAAAGTGACTTCAGTGAGAGTGATGATGACTGGCTACCCGAGGCAGTGACGTCATCTGGGAGACTAATTGGAGTTGAAGAAGCTGTCACTTCTTCGGACTCGGATTCTGAAGAGGATCTCCAGGAGATATCTGTATCTTCAACTGCTGGGGAGCCAAGAAGATTGTTTTACCTACGAAATAAATCTTTCGTAGACCATGCTCCTCAGAATGCAACAGAAAATTTAGGAGCTTGTAACTTACTGAAACCAATTGAGTATTTCCTATCTTATGTCAGTGAGGATTTTTTGGGAGATATtgcaatgtatacaaatatgaaatcAATTGAAACTACAGGTGCATGTATTAACACAAACAGCAAAGAAATTGCCACTTTCATAGGAATGACATTTGCTATGTCAATCATAAAGATGCCAAGAATTAGAATGTAA
- the LOC138864024 gene encoding protein rolling stone-like (The sequence of the model RefSeq protein was modified relative to this genomic sequence to represent the inferred CDS: added 3 bases not found in genome assembly) — MVERRRVGLQRVRDEFKIENLRLQHSAPHLFVSSQWQQHSRMSCLYLGYRIFWALYFSMWAVWALVGSMGYDADISMKAYFLLYMTNWGVWTLAIDTVIQAINVILHFKKISEDGKSVMMLVGIHTVYMYEW, encoded by the exons GTCGAGCGTCGGCGTGTGGGCCTGCAGCGGGTACGAGATGAGTTCAAGATTGAGAATCTGCGACTTCAGCACTCAGCGCCTCACCTTTTTGTCTCTTCACAG TGGCAACAACACAGCCGAATGTCATGCCTCTACCTAGGTTACAGAATCTTCTGGGCCCTGTACTTCAGCATGTGGGCAGTGTGGGCCTTGGTGGGATCCATGGGTTATGATGCAGATATCTCCATGAAGGCCTATTTCTTGCTGTACATGACAAACTGGGGTGTGTGGACACTGGCCATAGACACAGTAATTCAGGCAATCAATGTTATACTGCACTTTAAGAAAATTTCAGAAGATGGTAAGTCTGTGATGATGCTTGTtggtatacatactgtatatatgtatgaatggtaA